The genomic interval aatgttctcgtcgacaaatgcccttCAGTGCTTCGTCGCCgaattcagagtctcgtcgacaaagaaatcCCGACCGAGaaacccaaaattctctctctctctctctctctctctctctctctctctctctctctacagtttGTCGCCCGTTttcgacgatcgaaagttactgcgaggatcaaggAGCTAGGATCTACAGTTCTAATGGATTATATATTTGATTTGGTGAAAAGGGTTAGGATTTGGTTTTCGAGCTTTTTGGTTTCTGTTTCGAAATCAAGTAAAAggattatgtttaatgcagtGTTTTATCATTTTTGAACCGATAGAAATGATTGTGGGGTgagtatttatgttttcaattattCTTTTAAAAACCAATGATTCGAAATGCttgttttcaaacctaggatgTACGGTATGATATTTTGTataaaaatgaacggtggaaagttcggtttgatcctacaaaccatttattcAATGTTTTCTATGGTTACCTACaggctatgttttaaatatggaaaattgtgtggcatatggatatgtttgcgcaatactgaactgtttgcaaaaatactagaattattttgagaaatgtaGGAACTTATGAGAGGTTCGAGGTCAAGTTTGTATTAAATGACCGAGATAGGGTTTAATAAATAATAGAGTTTATTTTTAGGTTGGAGTTTGTATTAAACAGCCGAGTTGTAACAGAAGGGTTGAGGCCTAAGATTTGTACTTTATGAGAGGGAAGAGGCCCAAGTGGTGTTAAAGTGGTGTTAAATGGCGAGTGGACGGGTTTTGTGAAATGAGTTTTAGAGTACAATTTTATTAACTTAAAttacacgatatgctttaggaaacctgTGAACCCAATGTCGCGagcgcggtaccgttgctagagagagtttcacTATTTGACCACATGTGCCCACATTTACGAGCGTGTGGTGTTGGGCGGTCCTAGCCGATTGACCTAGATGTAATCAGACCTGTAAGCGAGCTTGCAGAAGCCTACTGACGTATATAGTAGGGggttgacttggcttgggttgatccTCGGTTTTTTGTCCAGcgtttgggccacacaaccttgaccactggggtttatacatggcgagaAATTCCAGGGTgtatcttttatgtatatatgtatatttatgtaatgatgtaaatgtTTTTCTAGTACTgatttatgttttgagaaatgagaaatgagtagGCATACTATGTTCAATAAAAGAGAGACGTATGTTTCTAGTATACACTGAAAAGCATGCtgccacacactgtcattaacttaatcttccttactgagaggcatCTCACCCCattgtacaacatatcttttcagggaatctcAGAGATCAAGTTTAGTAGGATCCAAGGGGTGGAGACTAGTGTAGTTATTTTTTTGATTGTCTTCAAGAACTCATATATGAGTAGTTATTGTAGTATGCCTTCAGGCTTGTATTTATGGTCGTGTGGACCGAGTTTGTGGACTTATTATATTGAGATGTAATGTGTGTATGGACAGAACCttgatatatatgttgatttagactctggtaatagtATGTTGAGATTTTTTCATTATTCCACTGCATAtcgtgtatgatatgatggtattaGGTACTCAGAGGTCACTAAAGTGGCAACCTGGGCCCACGTGTCAGGTCAGGACGCTACATAACGAGCATCGATCGAAAATCAAgaaataccgttggactccattttCTGCCACTGACATTtttactggagtggatttgtcataaaAGTGGTGTAGACATATCTCATAGGGTAAGTTAAATTCTCACTCGTATCtcaatttctaataaatcttaagcctaattgacgattGGATACCACAACAAAAATCTAGgtatgattctctacaagtctaacagagtggatttcttgtggggtcgtagtcataaccctaaaattaggataagggggttattgaagggctaataattatttaattaatgtagatttagaaattttagaatattgggcattctaagGTTGAACTAAGGCTATTAAATTCAAGGTTTGGGTAAGCACTgcaggtgtaatttcgggaccctgcaagcataatttaggaaaccaggtaggggtgttaaatattagtttaaatgttaatttggagtatatgaagcttagggaaggttatatgggtattattttgggaaatgagttaattaatctggggaaaaagcGAATTGcgggattttgaggttggtacgccAAGGACGTAAGGGtggaattggaggcaagcctctcagtcagataggtaagggaaatatgatataccagatgatttagaaatacttaccaataaaatgtgatacatgaatatgagtgttttcagagtaagaaaattttataattttacagatttcaatatatgtgtttatttaattaattatggcATGAGAAATTATTAGTACAGTACAAAATTTATACAACTTTCTTATTATCGGGATTTATGCAGTTTTACAAAGTTATaatatttagttttcttagtaccatgaatatacagtttatacagaaaacACGAGACGCGGTATTAACCAGAATTATGATTTAtgcaaatttatgatttttacagCTTATACAGAAATAGGAAATTTAGTTCCAataaaccatgatatacagatttagaatcataatatacagatacttcagtttattcagatcagttaattacagcgttatggttattttagttaaacagaatcatggttaaacagtaatatagaaatatcagttacataattatatatagtatcagaccctaatggatcagatcagtttttcagagcatggtaccgttgctatttcaattcagagtgcaaccacatatttcagatagtatgtggatttttagCAGTTGATCGTGTCtttgttgtggataggctccccgttagttagggttgaggtggccgatctgACTATTAGAGTTCAGTTGATTTATTCTGGTCAGCCAACCAGTGTTACATCCCACTTATGGGTTGCCCAATCCtctcatgaggggttaaatcatgactttaaGTTATCCATCCCGAAAAgtattctcagatattattatatatctaaaATTATAAAGACTGCAGCCATACTTAtaaatattaaaagtattttaaatagaatatttagaaaaaatagtttatgttaagcaacataggtgtgtGTTATACTGTGATTTATTTATGTGTGTTGTCTCAAACTCAGTTATTTACAACAAACAGTATTTttaatcagatattacagttatacaaactcatctgccacacactggtaatagcatacttcgtcttactgagcgttgtctcatcccagtaatttatgacttttcaggtgaaccagataggtaagtagatcaggctcggagGTAGAAGGAATTGTAGTACTGCCTTGTCTGTAAGGTGAGTATTGTTAGAAAGATGCATTTTGAGTGGTTTCTAGGAGATCAGATAGAAAATTTTGGGGGATGTTCacgttgtatgtatgtattttgggaatactgaaactctggtattgtatgtgtGGAAGTATGTCTTTACATTTACCGTTGCATAGGAAATTATATGAATGTTCAGGTTCCATGGTCCCCACTTAGATCGAGATgacgttatatatatatatagaaaaaagaaataataataaatggcatgaaaattaggtcgttacaagttcggtcaaccgatgcCCTTTCAAAGTTAATTTtatgtcctaatttttttttgaaatcacccttgttcacataagtataacttttgagttataggagacttttcatgtgatgtttaggtacctaaagtcaatttatgatcattgagcttatctgtcctatcatgcatgcaatgcattagttattacagaccatataaaattacaaacccaaaataaaTTAGACGATAAATAAATTGTCTTCATTTCTTTATGGTTCTTTGGCCTCTTTGCTCTTCACATGCCCTAGTTGATGAGATTTTTGTGTTCCTTATGGTttccttgtgttcctaccctTAGTGCATGCAACGAATGATCCTGTTCAAAGAGCTTAGTGCACAGGTAAGAATTATTggatttatcataatcaaaataggaaggactcatagagtcaacaagagGCTTTCCTAAGGTTAGGACTGCaattctaaaatttatttctcattttcctaACAATGACATGTATTTTTTAACCTAAGATGCACTTTCAAGTTTATGAAAGGATCTTTCTTCTTTTGGTATATTATTGTACCGTAAAAGAAATTATCAATCGAGTGTGTGTGCACAAACAATTTTCAATGACTTTTTGAATCAAAAAGAAGCATTGCTCCTACAGATTTTCTTGAGGTTGAAACATACTCCAATTAAGATATAAGTTTATTATTTCTACACTGTAGAAATTCCAAATCTTTTCCCAAAAGAGCTTTTAAATAACTAAGTTTGCgttaatatatatattagaagtgtAGAAAAAAATAACATCAATAAAGAGATAGATTGAAacccaaataaataaaaaaagggggCAGGGGGAAGAATGAACCATAGAAATATAGAGTATCTAAGGAAAATATGAAAGACAAGAATTTGGTATAAACTTAATTAGTGATTGTGGTAATGCTTTTAGGTCccaatttaaaaagaaaaaagaaaaactaatgtcttctttttctttcttttttcaataAATTCCAACATCACCactaaaaaaatgttttttttttctttgtcctatgatctttttttttttaagaagggcggcacctccatttatttattgataacccctcacttttggtggaggaataccatggttacaagacaatcaatgagagataacaaaagacaaacgttaaaaacctcccaaagaataacaccaacatccagccaaaaccgggttacaagtccaaataAAACGAAACAAATCAGGACCtccaaaacaaacctcacacaaaTGAGTCATCAATAAAGTCATATAAGAAGATGGATTAAttgaaactaaaataaataaagggagagagagagagagaaagaagtaCTATAGAGAAATCAAGGCATGTTGGAAAAGGAAATTTTCTAGTCACCAAGTTGCAAGAGGAGCTTTTACTAGTTAGGAAGCTTTATTTTTTGGATCACAGCATATATTTGGGACATAAAAACCAAAAGGAACATTATAATCATTCATACGAAATTCATGTTCAATTTTCCTTGGTGACATTTTCTCCTAAGAGCTTTCATTCCTACTTTTCAATTTTCTTGTCACCAAAACTTGTGCAAATGTGTCACGTTTTCTATGGGCATACTTTTATCCTCCACACAAATTCACCATATATAGCCCTGCAAGCCTGCCTTCTCTTTTAATTCCCACAAAGCAGCCATGGCACTGTGTTCTACAAGGCTACTTTGCTTGTTTTCTCTCTTGTTTAGCCATGCTGTTGTCCATCTTGAAGCCTCCCACCAGGTCTACAAAAACTTTCAATCTCTTCAGTGCAACTCTTCTGCGTACCAACCTTACAGGACCTCTTTTCACTTCCAGCCTCTCAATAACTGGATGAATGGTATCGCTTCACTAGCTGTTGTGTGTATTTTTTAATGTTCTTCCAAAAGTTTGGCTTTCACCCTTCTTTCATTTCTCTAAACTCTTGATTTTGTCTTGTTTGTGTCATTTGACATGTCTGCTTGTGGAATGGACTAATGGGTGTGTGTTGGGGGATTCACAGATCCTAATGGTGAGTTCTTTTTTGTTGTTAACAATGTTTCTGTATTCAGATAATATCCCAATGCATGTCACTTCAGGTCATGAACTTTGAGAGAAAAAAGGAAAATGGAGTCAAAATTACAGACATAATGTCTAAGATGTACCTAATGTGGATCTGGACACAGAAAGAAACATTCTAACCGTTGGGTGTGTTTGGTTTTCCATGTCCTGATGCTTGGTTTGTATATTTGTTAATAATTAAACTTTCAGGGGTAATGATATACCATGGAATTTACCATCTGTTTTACCAGTACAATCCTCTTGGAGCAGTTTGGGGCAACATTGTTTGGGCCCACTCAACATCCAAGGATCTCATCAACTGGATCCCTCTTGATCCTGCAATCAGCCCATCACAGCCGTCCGATATCAATGGCTGCTGGTCGGGCTCTGCTACTATCCTCCCAGGGGACAAACCAGTCATTGTCTACACTGGAATTaacccacaaaatcagcaggtCCAAAATTTGGCCATGCCCAAGAACCAATCTGATCCATACCTCAGAGAATGGATCAAGTATCCTCATAACCCATTAATGGCGCCAACTCCCATTAGCAAGATCAACGCAAGCTCATTTAGAGACCCAACCACAGCCTGGCAAGGCCCTGATGGGTTATGGAGGCTAATTGTTGGCAGCGAGATTGGTAACACAGGAGTGGCTATTTTATATACAAGCAAGGATTTTTTACATTGGATTCTAGCTCATTACCTACATTCTTCCAAAGCCACTGGAATGTGGGAGTGCCCAGATTTTTATCCCGTTCAAATTAACAGCAGCAAAGGACTTGACACATCCACAACCGGTGCGAACATTAAGCATGTGCTTAAGCTTAGCCTGGATGACACTAAGCATGACTACTACACAGTTGGGTCTTATAACCCGAACAAGGATATCTATACTCCTGATAAGGGATCCGTGGACAATGATTCAGGATTGAGGTATGATTATGGGAAGTTTTATGCTTCAAAGACCTTCTTCGACAGTTCCAAACACCGGAGGATCTTGTGGGGTTGGATTAATGAATCCTCGAGTCAGGAAGATGATATTAAAAAGGGGTGGTCTGGACTTCAGGTGACTATTGAATTCACAACTTACACAAATTACTGCCGGGATAACTGAAATAAGTTGTTCCATGGTTAAGCTATATATAAGTCATCTAAAATTTAAACTAACCAGTTTAAGTTACCAAGTTGATCACCATGCTTAATTGGACAAGTCAAATGAACAGTTAGTGTCAAGTTACTAGTTACTTTGATTTTGCAGGCTGTTCCAAGGAGCATCTTGCTTGATAAATCTGGAAAACAATTGGTACAATGGCCGGTCGTAGAGGTCAAAACGCTTCGTGGGAAACCTGTGGGCATGAACAACATTGAGCTTAGAGGAGGGTCAGATCTTGAAATTCCTAACATTAAGGCTACACAggtaactatttttttttttccccctctaTCACAAGCTCACCAATTAGTGGTGCATTTTGCCACAATTCCCACAAAgcggaaaagaaaataaaataaaaaggacttTCCTTTATGTCAAGATTGAAAGCATTTACAACAATCCCTAAATAGATTATAGTCAACCTtagtgatattagatatgcattGGAAAAGTATACATATCTTTTGCTTTTTCCTAAACTTGATTTCTTATTTGTTTTGGTTTTGCAGGCAGATGTGGAGatttcatttaaaataaaagattttaAGAGAGCAGAGGCTCTGAACCCAAGTTGGACAAACCCACAGGACCTTTGTACTCAGAAAGGTGCATCCGTCAAAGGTGGACTAGGACCCTTTGGGTTGCTGGTCCTGGCTTCTAAGGGCTTGGAAGAGTACACGGCTGTGTTCTTTAGAATATTCAAATCTAAAAATGGTTATGTGGTGCTCATGTGCAGTGACCAAAgcaggtcctctctctctctctctctctctctctatatatatatcaGTTCATACCAAGAACTTATGAACTTCTGTTAACAGGTCCTcattatatgaaaaaaatgacAAAACTACCTATGGAGCTTTTGTGAACATGGATCCTGTTAGTGAGGAAGTGTCCCTAAGGACCTTGGTGAGTTgatattatatatgtgtatatattccTAAGGTTTCAATTCAACCACGCAAGATGATCAAataaattaaaaggagtaagaaGGTTGGCTAGTGTTGATAACTGGTGACCAAAGAAAATTCCCCAAACACCTATTTCCCATTTTCCCCCTATAGCTCTTGCATCCATCTAATTATCAAATTACACGACTTTTTTAATAACAACATACTGAAGTGCATGCAATGCATAGaagaaaacaaaattttctttttatgatGTTAAAATTAAATTGTTAGATGATAGCTTCTGAGATCGATGAGCTGATATGAATAAAGATTAAAAAGTCATAAGTTTTGGTTGGATTCCCCGAGGTAAAAGGATATTATCTTTTTGTCTTTGGTGAAGAACTGGAGCCGAACTCTTAAGACACTGCGGGTTTTATCAGTTTTTCAATTCTTCGCATGCGTCTTTTAGAGCAAataggccaaaaaaaaaaaagagaaagaaaaggattCTCACTGCTGATCAGAAAGtatcaaatccataaaaatgAGGACCGCCACCAATGAATGTGGAACCTGCAGTGTGATAAAATAAAACATGATGAGTTTTCTTTACCAGAAAAAAATATGCTTTCAAGTTGCTGAAAGTGGGGGTAAATTcccaatgcaaaaaaaaaaaaaagtgcactGGCAATGATTGTGCTTTTCCCTATCCGAAAGAAGTAAGAGATTGAGTATACATTTTTACACATGCAATGCAACAATTCCTGAACCATCTTTTTGTGGCTTATCTTCGCAAGGTCATTTTCTTGCATTTGGGGAGGCATGCTTTCAGCTCAACTCtctttcgtgtggcatgaatttgagttttagatttagatttgtgtaTATTTGTACAAAACTGAGTATAGAAATATACTAGTGCTGCATTTTGGAGCATGGATAGTGggatttgaatttagatttgggtGAATTtgcataaaattcaaaataattttgtatttCATATTGTTCAAATCCATATACatccaaatccaagacctctCCCAAAGATaagatgagtttttttttttttgtcaaatctgcACAAGTCTAACCAGACCCAAAATTTATGCCCTAAACATTATCTCTTCCAAATCTATTCAAATCCAAATCCTCCCAAACACTAAGGCATTTTTTCCTAATGGGTGAAGACTGATTCCTTGAGCAGAT from Malania oleifera isolate guangnan ecotype guangnan chromosome 9, ASM2987363v1, whole genome shotgun sequence carries:
- the LOC131164932 gene encoding beta-fructofuranosidase, cell wall isozyme-like isoform X1 — encoded protein: MALCSTRLLCLFSLLFSHAVVHLEASHQVYKNFQSLQCNSSAYQPYRTSFHFQPLNNWMNGVMIYHGIYHLFYQYNPLGAVWGNIVWAHSTSKDLINWIPLDPAISPSQPSDINGCWSGSATILPGDKPVIVYTGINPQNQQVQNLAMPKNQSDPYLREWIKYPHNPLMAPTPISKINASSFRDPTTAWQGPDGLWRLIVGSEIGNTGVAILYTSKDFLHWILAHYLHSSKATGMWECPDFYPVQINSSKGLDTSTTGANIKHVLKLSLDDTKHDYYTVGSYNPNKDIYTPDKGSVDNDSGLRYDYGKFYASKTFFDSSKHRRILWGWINESSSQEDDIKKGWSGLQAVPRSILLDKSGKQLVQWPVVEVKTLRGKPVGMNNIELRGGSDLEIPNIKATQADVEISFKIKDFKRAEALNPSWTNPQDLCTQKGASVKGGLGPFGLLVLASKGLEEYTAVFFRIFKSKNGYVVLMCSDQSRSSLYEKNDKTTYGAFVNMDPVSEEVSLRTLIDHSIVESFGGEGKSCITARVYPTLAVEDKAHLHAFNNGTATVIISKLGAWSMKKAQIA
- the LOC131164932 gene encoding beta-fructofuranosidase, cell wall isozyme-like isoform X2 yields the protein MALCSTRLLCLFSLLFSHAVVHLEASHQVYKNFQSLQCNSSAYQPYRTSFHFQPLNNWMNDPNGVMIYHGIYHLFYQYNPLGAVWGNIVWAHSTSKDLINWIPLDPAISPSQPSDINGCWSGSATILPGDKPVIVYTGINPQNQQVQNLAMPKNQSDPYLREWIKYPHNPLMAPTPISKINASSFRDPTTAWQGPDGLWRLIVGSEIGNTGVAILYTSKDFLHWILAHYLHSSKATGMWECPDFYPVQINSSKGLDTSTTGANIKHVLKLSLDDTKHDYYTVGSYNPNKDIYTPDKGSVDNDSGLRYDYGKFYASKTFFDSSKHRRILWGWINESSSQEDDIKKGWSGLQAVPRSILLDKSGKQLVQWPVVEVKTLRGKPVGMNNIELRGGSDLEIPNIKATQADVEISFKIKDFKRAEALNPSWTNPQDLCTQKGASVKGGLGPFGLLVLASKGLEEYTAVFFRIFKSKNGYVVLMCSDQSRSSLYEKNDKTTYGAFVNMDPVSEEVSLRTLIDHSIVESFGGEGKSCITARVYPTLAVEDKAHLHAFNNGTATVIISKLGAWSMKKAQIA